A segment of the Bordetella flabilis genome:
CCACGAACCCTTCGAACTGCTTACCGTCGACGTCGAGGACGCCCACCAGGGCGGCGTCATGGAAGAACTGGGCCGTCGCAAGGGCGATCTGCTGGATATGCAGCCGGACGGCCGCGGCCGCACGCGCCTGGAATACCGCATTCCGGCCCGGGGCCTGATCGGCTTCCAGAACGAATTCCTGACCATGACCCGCGGGACCGGGCTGATGAGCCACATCTTCGACGAATACGCGCCCGCCCGCGAAGGCAGCATCGGTGAACGCCGCAATGGCGTGCTGATCAGCCAGGACAACGGCGAAGCGGTGGCCTATGCCCTGTGGAAGCTGCAGGATCGCGGCCGCATGTTCGTGAACCCTGGCGACGCCCTGTACGAGGGCATGATCATCGGCATCCACAGCCGCGACAACGATCTGGTGGTCAACCCCATCAAGGGCAAGCAGCTGACCAACGTCCGCGCCTCCGGCACGGATGAAGCGGTGCGCCTGGTGCCGCCCATCCAGATGTCGCTGGAGTATGCGGTGGAATTCATCGACGACGACGAACTCGTCGAGGTTACGCCGAAGTCCATCCGGCTGCGCAAGCGCTACCTGACGGAAAACGAACGCAAGCGCATGTCCCGCGCCGCGGCCTGACAAGGCCCGCGGCCCCGGCCGGGCCCGCGGCGGGTCGTGATCCGCGCGAAAAGACCTGCGACCATGAAACGCACCCCAAAAGTTGGGCATCAGTCCAACCTTTGGGGTGTTTTTCATAACGGGTGCGACGAGGATCAGCGGCGATCAGGTGCCAGGAGCACACCATCGCAACGCCACCGCACCGCGGTCAGAACTCGAACGTCGCGCCCAGCTCGTAGGTGCGCCCCGGCGCCAGCAGCACCTGGCTGGTGGCGCGGCCGCCGTAGTAGGCGTAGAGCTTGTCCGTCAGGTTGCGCACGCGGAAGGTGATCAGCGCCGACCGCAGGCGGTAGCTGATCGCCGCGTCTACCGTGGTGTGGCCATTGATGCGGACCTGGTTGGCGTTGTCGGTATAGATCTTGCCGGTATGGTTCAGGCCGACGAAAAAGTCTATCGGCACTTCCTTGAGCCGGTACGTGGCGTACAGGTTGGCGACGCGCTCGGGCACATTGGGGGGGGTGTTGCCCACGCGCGAGGTGCCGTCGGCCTCGGTCAGCGAATCGAAGCGCGCGTCCAGCGCGGCGATGTTGCCCGATAGCGTCAGCTGCGGCGTGATGCGCCAGTCCGCGGCCAATTCCACGCCGCGCGAGGACTGGCGGCCATTGTTGACGGTCACGCGCGGGTCGTTGGCATCGCGCGTGAGCACATTCTCGAGCTTGATGTAATAGACCGCCGCGGTCCATTCCAGGTCGCCCAGGCTCTGCTTGAATCCGGTCTCCCATTGTTCGCCCTTGGCCAGCGGAAACGAGGCATCGGCCTGCGACAGCAGGAACAGCGAGCCTACCGGAATGGTCGCGTTGGTGTACTGCGCATAGACCGAGGACGAAGGCGTCAGGTCGTACACGGTGCCGAGCCGCGCGGAGTTGGCGCTATAGCGCGTGCCGAAGGCGCTGCGGGTGCCGGCGTTCAGGTCAGTGACACTGCGGTCGACGCGGAGGCGGTCGTAGCGATAGCCGCCCACCACGGTCCAGCGCTCGGTCAGCTTGAGCGAATCCTCCAGAAACAATGCGGCGCCGCGCACGTCGGTCGCATAGTCGGTGCGGTTGCCGGGTCCGCTCGTCAGCGCCGGGTCGTCATTGAAATAGCCCACGTCGGGGTCCCACAGCGACACGCGCAAGGCGTCGGCGGTGGCGGCGGAACGGTTGGAGAAGCGTCGCTCGCTGTCCAGCGTTGTCTTGCTGAGTTCGCCGCCGATCACGAACTTGTTCGACAGGCCGCCGATCGTCCCGGTGTGGGTGGCGTCGAAGCGATTGATCAGGTACCGCTGGTGGTGCGTGATGCTGGTCTGGTCGCGGTCGATGAACGCGGGGGCGCTGAAGGTGGCCGATTCCGAGTTTTTCCACAGGCGGTCGACCTTGTTCATGGCCAGCTCGTTGCGCAGCGTCCAAGACGACGTCAGTTCGTGAGTGACGCGCGCCCGCAGCCAATAGGTCTCGGCTTCGTTGCGATCGTTGAGCACGTTGTAGTTCTTGCCGGCGAGGGCGCGGTCCAGCACGCGCCCGTCGGGAGTGCTGACCACGCCGGTGGGATCCTTGGCCAGGCTGCGCGGGATCAACGGCGTGCCCCAGTAGGCGTGGCCGGTGTCGCGCGAGTAATCGAACGACAGGTCCAGGCGGGTCGCGGGCGCGACGTCGAACGCCACGCCTGTGGTCAGGTGATCGAGCTTGTTGCTGTTGCGGTCGATGGTGCCGACGCGGCTGTCGTTGTGGCTGTAGTCGATGCGGTAGGCGCCGGTTTCGCCGAAGTTGTCCCCCAGGCCGATGCCGATGCGCGTGCTGCCGTAGCTGCCATACGAGATCATCGCTTCACGCGATGGGTTGTCGCGGTCCGGACGCTTGGTCTGGAAGTTGACAATCCCACCGATGGCGCTGTCGCCCTGCAGTACCGAGGCCGGGCCTTTCAGGACCTCGATGCGCTCGTAGTTCCAGGTGTCCTCGACCCGGTTGGTCGAACCTGCGCCGGACATGCGCAGGCCGTCGTACAGATACAGAATGTCCGTGAAACCGCGCGAGGACAGCGTGGTGGGCGAGGACGGCGGCCCGCCGCCGGCCAGGCCGGTGACGCCGCGCAGGGCCTCGCTGAGCGTGCTGGCGCCACGCTCGCGCATGGTCTGCTGCGACAGGATCTCGACCGATGCCGGCGTTTCGCGCAGCGTCAGTCCCAGCCGTGAGGCGCTGCTGCTGCGGCTGTCCAGATGCAGGCTTTCCGCATCGCTGTCGGCTTCCACGCGGATGGCGGGCAGGTTGGTCTCCCCTGCCTGGACCTCCTGTGCCTGGACGTTGGGCACGGCGGTGCATGCCGCGACGGCGGCGGTGGATACGACTCTTCTCATGATGCTTTCCGAAACTCGATTGAGGTGAAAAACCTGTCTCTAGACCACGCGGTAGCGGCGCAGGCGCCACGCCGCCAGGGCCAGCAGCAACACGGCGGGCGCCAGCAACTGCAACAGCGCGAGTGCGGCCTGTGCGCGCACGGCGGCGGGATCTTCTTCCTGCCATTGGAAGACCGGCATGGCCGGAAAGTCCTCGGGCGTGATGGCGCGGCTGGCTTCGATGCGAAGCAGGAAGAAGTCCTTCCAGGCTTGGTGGTAGGCGTCGATCTGCCGCATGAAATGCGCATGGCGGCGTTGCCCGGTGCCGGCCAGCGCGGTGATGCCTTCAAAGGCGACCGCCGCTGGCGATAGCATGCTGTAGCGCGCCACCAGCGCCTGCTGGCGCGCCATCTGCGCGTCGAAGCGATCCAGTTCGGGCTGCATGGCTGCATCCACCTGGCGCTCGACACGGGCGTGGCCCAGGGGGCGGCCGGTAATTTCCAGGTGGCCGTCACGCGGGATCAGGGCGTCGGGCTTGTCCATGTGCCTGTAGTCGGTCGAAAGCAGGGCGGCGTGGTCGCGCATCGCCAGCGCCGTGGCCACGCGGGTGCGCGTGGCCAGTTCGGCGCGCGACGGCGCGGGGCTGGCGTAGGCGGCCACCAGATTCAACAGCACCGGTACCACCAGCACCAGCAGGACCCAACTGACCATCAGGATCATGGCATTGGCCGCCGAGGACTTGCCGAAGGCGTTGACCGCCACCACCGCCGCGAACCAGAACAGCGCGTAGGCGCCGACCAGCAGGGCCCACCACAGCGTGGCGCTGGCGGCCTGCAGCGCCTGGGGG
Coding sequences within it:
- a CDS encoding TonB-dependent receptor, with amino-acid sequence MRRVVSTAAVAACTAVPNVQAQEVQAGETNLPAIRVEADSDAESLHLDSRSSSASRLGLTLRETPASVEILSQQTMRERGASTLSEALRGVTGLAGGGPPSSPTTLSSRGFTDILYLYDGLRMSGAGSTNRVEDTWNYERIEVLKGPASVLQGDSAIGGIVNFQTKRPDRDNPSREAMISYGSYGSTRIGIGLGDNFGETGAYRIDYSHNDSRVGTIDRNSNKLDHLTTGVAFDVAPATRLDLSFDYSRDTGHAYWGTPLIPRSLAKDPTGVVSTPDGRVLDRALAGKNYNVLNDRNEAETYWLRARVTHELTSSWTLRNELAMNKVDRLWKNSESATFSAPAFIDRDQTSITHHQRYLINRFDATHTGTIGGLSNKFVIGGELSKTTLDSERRFSNRSAATADALRVSLWDPDVGYFNDDPALTSGPGNRTDYATDVRGAALFLEDSLKLTERWTVVGGYRYDRLRVDRSVTDLNAGTRSAFGTRYSANSARLGTVYDLTPSSSVYAQYTNATIPVGSLFLLSQADASFPLAKGEQWETGFKQSLGDLEWTAAVYYIKLENVLTRDANDPRVTVNNGRQSSRGVELAADWRITPQLTLSGNIAALDARFDSLTEADGTSRVGNTPPNVPERVANLYATYRLKEVPIDFFVGLNHTGKIYTDNANQVRINGHTTVDAAISYRLRSALITFRVRNLTDKLYAYYGGRATSQVLLAPGRTYELGATFEF
- a CDS encoding ABC transporter permease subunit, producing the protein MHDTQFRRFGMVLRHELRLLTRERALWLCGLLFLVLVGYAVFNGLLQTSLRDEAQAALARADAQNRSSQLAQLQRIMDGSETPTPFGNPASPANMGGGLGAHYAIMPSVPLAPVALGQTDLFPSQFKVTYDSKVNFIHNNDIENPWHLLSGHFDLAFVVVYLLPLLIFALGHNLLSGEKEDGTLRLLLSQPLSLLTLISGKIALRAAVLLGAAVLLPVAALLIARPQALQAASATLWWALLVGAYALFWFAAVVAVNAFGKSSAANAMILMVSWVLLVLVVPVLLNLVAAYASPAPSRAELATRTRVATALAMRDHAALLSTDYRHMDKPDALIPRDGHLEITGRPLGHARVERQVDAAMQPELDRFDAQMARQQALVARYSMLSPAAVAFEGITALAGTGQRRHAHFMRQIDAYHQAWKDFFLLRIEASRAITPEDFPAMPVFQWQEEDPAAVRAQAALALLQLLAPAVLLLALAAWRLRRYRVV